From one Simplicispira suum genomic stretch:
- a CDS encoding efflux RND transporter permease subunit: MSAGLPSGEPAAGFNLSKWALDHPALTRYLMVVLLLMGVFAYFQLGQDEDPPFTFRAMVVRTYWPGATAQQVAEQVTDKIERTLQEVPYADKIRSYSKPGESQIIFQIKDSSKPSEVAGVWYAVRKKIGDMRGALPQGVQGPFFNDDFGDVYGVIYALEAEGFSLAESKAFADDVRQQLLRVPDVAKVELFGVQDEKLYIEVSQQRLAQLGLDMSQVLAQLGQQNAVESAGVVQTPTDQLQVRVQGQFQAIEDLRAMPIRAASGRQLRLADIAEVRRGYVDPPTVKVRHDGQQVIAIGISMAKGGDIIALGKALHGAVDRIDTQLPAGVRLVNVQDQPKSVASSVNEFVKVLIEAVVIVLAVSFISLGLHKRSGEQRWWRRWYVDPRPGLVVGITIPLVLAVTFLAMHYWDIGLHKISLGSLIIALGLLVDDAIIAVEMMVRKMEEGYDKVRSATFAYEITAIPMLTGTLITATGFLPIGLAKSMTGEYTFAIFAVTVIALVISWVVSVYFVPYLGTLLLKTPEHVQPRPADGEISPHPHEVFDSTFYNAFRRTVHWCVAHRWITIGATLAIFALGIVGMGRVQQQFFPDSSRPEIMVDVWFPEGTSLAGNEAVTQRVEARLRAEPGVASVSTWVGSGVPRFYLPLDQVFPQTNVSQFIVVASDLKVREKLRVAFPALLATEFPEVRGRVKLLPNGPPVPYPVQFRVIGPDPAQLRVRADEVKAALRDSSQMRGVNDNWNESVKVMRLDVDQAKARALGVTSQSIAQASRVMQSGMPVGQYREGDKLIDIVLRQPADERSAITDIANAYLPTASGQSIALTQIAKPHFTWEPGVMWRENREYAITVQGDVMEGLQGATVTNALLPSLRKIESGWHAAGQNAYRIEVAGAVEESAKGSDSIAAGLPVMLFITFTLLMLQLHSFSRAMLVFLTGPLGIAGVAAALLLLGRPFGFVALLGVIALMGMIQRNSVILIDQIEQDRARGVPAWDAIVESAVRRLRPIVLTAAAAVLAMIPLSRSVFWGPMAVAIMGGLIVATVLTLLALPAMYAAWFRVRRPEPEVPA; the protein is encoded by the coding sequence ATGAGCGCCGGTCTGCCCTCGGGCGAGCCCGCAGCCGGGTTCAACCTCTCGAAATGGGCGCTGGACCACCCTGCGCTGACCCGCTACCTGATGGTGGTGCTGCTGCTGATGGGCGTGTTTGCCTACTTCCAACTCGGGCAGGACGAAGACCCACCGTTTACCTTTCGCGCCATGGTGGTGCGCACCTACTGGCCGGGCGCCACGGCGCAACAGGTCGCAGAACAGGTGACCGACAAGATCGAACGCACGCTGCAGGAGGTGCCGTACGCCGACAAGATCCGCAGCTATTCGAAGCCGGGCGAGTCGCAGATCATTTTCCAGATCAAGGATTCGTCCAAACCGAGCGAGGTGGCGGGCGTCTGGTACGCCGTGCGCAAAAAGATCGGCGACATGCGGGGCGCCTTGCCGCAGGGCGTGCAAGGGCCGTTCTTCAACGACGATTTCGGCGATGTCTATGGCGTGATTTACGCGCTGGAAGCCGAAGGCTTCAGCCTGGCAGAATCCAAGGCCTTTGCCGACGACGTGCGCCAGCAGCTGCTGCGCGTGCCCGACGTGGCCAAGGTGGAGCTCTTTGGCGTGCAGGACGAAAAGCTGTACATCGAAGTCTCGCAGCAGCGTCTGGCGCAGCTGGGCCTGGATATGAGCCAGGTGCTGGCGCAACTCGGCCAGCAAAACGCGGTGGAGAGCGCGGGCGTGGTGCAGACGCCGACGGACCAATTGCAGGTGCGCGTGCAAGGTCAGTTTCAAGCCATTGAAGATCTGCGCGCCATGCCGATTCGCGCGGCATCGGGCCGGCAGCTGCGCCTGGCCGACATTGCCGAGGTGCGGCGCGGTTACGTGGACCCACCCACCGTCAAGGTGCGGCACGACGGGCAGCAGGTGATTGCCATTGGCATTTCCATGGCCAAGGGGGGCGACATCATTGCACTGGGCAAGGCGCTGCATGGCGCGGTGGACCGCATCGACACGCAATTGCCGGCCGGCGTGCGCCTGGTCAACGTACAGGACCAGCCCAAGTCCGTGGCCAGTTCGGTCAATGAGTTTGTCAAGGTGCTCATCGAGGCGGTGGTCATTGTCTTGGCGGTGAGCTTCATCAGCCTCGGCCTGCACAAGCGCAGCGGAGAACAGCGCTGGTGGCGCCGCTGGTACGTCGACCCCCGGCCGGGGCTGGTGGTGGGGATCACGATTCCCTTGGTGCTGGCGGTGACCTTCCTCGCCATGCACTACTGGGACATCGGCCTGCACAAGATCTCGCTGGGCTCGCTCATCATCGCCCTGGGCCTGCTGGTGGACGACGCCATCATTGCCGTCGAAATGATGGTGCGCAAGATGGAGGAGGGCTACGACAAGGTGCGCTCGGCCACTTTCGCCTACGAGATCACCGCCATACCCATGCTGACGGGCACCTTGATCACAGCCACGGGGTTTTTGCCCATTGGGCTGGCCAAGTCGATGACCGGCGAGTACACGTTTGCCATCTTTGCGGTCACCGTCATTGCGCTGGTGATCTCTTGGGTGGTGTCCGTGTACTTTGTGCCCTATCTAGGCACCTTGCTGCTCAAGACGCCGGAGCATGTGCAGCCCCGGCCCGCCGACGGAGAAATCTCGCCCCATCCGCACGAGGTGTTCGACAGCACGTTCTACAACGCCTTTCGCCGCACCGTGCATTGGTGTGTGGCGCACCGCTGGATCACCATTGGCGCGACGCTGGCCATTTTTGCGCTGGGCATCGTCGGCATGGGCCGGGTGCAGCAGCAGTTTTTCCCCGATTCGAGCCGGCCAGAAATCATGGTCGACGTGTGGTTCCCCGAAGGCACCTCGCTTGCCGGCAACGAGGCCGTGACCCAACGCGTGGAAGCGCGCCTGCGCGCCGAGCCGGGCGTGGCCAGTGTCAGCACCTGGGTGGGTTCGGGTGTGCCGCGCTTCTATCTGCCGCTGGACCAGGTGTTTCCGCAGACCAACGTGTCCCAATTCATTGTGGTCGCGAGCGACCTGAAGGTGCGCGAGAAGCTGCGTGTCGCTTTCCCAGCGCTGCTGGCTACCGAATTCCCTGAAGTGCGCGGCCGCGTCAAGCTGCTGCCCAACGGCCCGCCCGTGCCCTACCCGGTGCAGTTCCGTGTCATCGGCCCGGATCCGGCGCAGCTGCGCGTGCGCGCCGACGAGGTCAAGGCCGCACTGCGCGACTCGTCCCAGATGCGCGGCGTGAACGACAACTGGAACGAGTCGGTCAAGGTGATGCGCCTCGACGTGGACCAGGCCAAGGCGCGGGCGCTGGGCGTCACCAGCCAGTCCATCGCCCAGGCGTCGCGCGTCATGCAGTCGGGCATGCCGGTGGGCCAGTACCGCGAGGGCGACAAACTGATCGACATCGTGCTGCGCCAGCCCGCAGACGAGCGCAGCGCCATCACCGACATCGCCAACGCCTACCTGCCGACGGCATCTGGCCAGTCGATTGCGCTGACCCAGATCGCCAAGCCCCACTTCACCTGGGAGCCCGGCGTGATGTGGCGCGAGAATCGCGAGTACGCCATCACCGTGCAGGGCGACGTGATGGAAGGCTTGCAGGGCGCTACCGTGACCAACGCGCTGCTGCCGAGCCTGCGCAAGATCGAGAGCGGCTGGCACGCTGCCGGCCAGAACGCCTACCGCATCGAGGTGGCGGGTGCCGTCGAAGAGAGCGCCAAGGGGTCGGACTCGATTGCCGCCGGTCTGCCGGTGATGCTGTTCATCACCTTTACCCTGCTCATGCTGCAGCTTCACAGCTTTAGCCGCGCGATGCTGGTGTTTCTGACGGGGCCACTCGGGATAGCGGGCGTGGCCGCAGCGCTGCTGCTGCTCGGCCGCCCGTTCGGCTTTGTTGCGCTGTTGGGGGTGATCGCGCTGATGGGCATGATTCAGCGCAACTCGGTGATCCTCATTGATCAGATCGAGCAAGACCGCGCCCGCGGTGTGCCGGCGTGGGACGCCATCGTCGAATCGGCCGTGCGGCGCCTGCGACCCATCGTGTTGACGGCCGCCGCAGCCGTGCTGGCCATGATCCCGCTGTCCCGCAGCGTGTTCTGGGGGCCGATGGCGGTGGCCATCATGGGCGGGTTGATCGTGGCTACGGTGCTCACCCTGCTCGCCTTGCCTGCCATGTACGCAGCGTGGTTTCGGGTGCGCCGTCCGGAGCCGGAGGTGCCTGCATGA